TGTAGTCGAGGTAATTCTTCTCGCCGTGCGGCAACCCATCGTTGAACAGCAGGCCGTCGGACAGGAAGCTGCGCAGCGCGGTCTGGTATTGATGGTGGTGGGTATCCACGAACCCTGGCATGACGATCATGCCCGCGGCATCGATGATCGCCGCACCGGGAGCGTTCAGCCTGGCTCCCACCGCGACGATCCGCTTGCCTTCGATGAGCACGTCGCCCTGGGCGAAGTTTCCCACCTGGGGATCCATGCTGAGGACCGCGCCGCCCTTGAGCAGGTAGCGCCGGTTCGAAGCACCGGTGTCCCTTGGCATGTCCTGGTCCCTGGCACCGCCCTCTTGCGACAGGTCCCCCCGCGCGGTCGCCGCCAGCACCGGCGTGGGGACCGAGGAGGCCACCGCGGCCCCGAGGGCTAGAGCCCCTCCCGAGAGAAACTCGCGACGGGAGGAGCCCGCATTCACTGGCTCGCCGTCATGGTTCGAATGGTTTCCGCAAAGCTTCTGGCACATGTCGTACTCCCCCTCTGGACTCACCAGAGCCCATTGTCGTGCCACCTCATTCGCGAGGCGGCGACACTGATTTCCCTGGAGTACTGGCAAGACTAGTGGGTGGCAGGGTGTGGCGTCGAGCCTCGTTCATCGCCATTCTCGAGACGATCGACGCAGCGCGATAGCAGAGGGCAGCGGGGAGGTCCGTTCCAAGGTCAAGGCCCGAGCGTCTCCTCCTGACGTGTTGCTCACCGGGAAGGGGGCTCCCACGGGTACTCCCTTTCCGATGTCAGGCTTATCGCGGCATCTCCGGTTCTCCTGACATGGTTTTCACGTCAACGAGATAAAAAAGTTATCATCCTGCTCCGTCCACTCTAGCCTCACCAGCGCATTACCCACTGGAGGTCAAAGAGTGTCCGTATTTCGCCGTCTCTCCTTTCTCCCCGCATTGCTGCTGCTCTGCATTGCCGCCTGTCACACGCAGCCGCAAGGCTCCGTCAGCTTCGCCGCCGCCGTCCAGCAAGCCCTTTCCGCCAGTGACGTCACCCGCGTCACGGTCACCATCTCCGCTTCCGACATGACCTCCATTGTCGTCGACCTGGCCGAGTCGAACGGCACCTGGGGAGGGTTGATCGGCAATATTCCCGCTGGCACCAACCGCACCTTCGTCGCCGACGCTTTCGACGCCTCCGGCACCAAGCGCTTCCAGGGACAGACATCCGGCGTCACCATCATCGCCAATCAGACAACCGCCGTCGCACTCACCCTGCAGGAGCTGTCTCCCCAACCGCCCTACAGCAACGAAGCCCCGCTGATTGACTCCGTCGTTGCGGCCACCACCGCCGTGCAGACGGGCGCCTCCCTCTCCCTCACCGCGACGGCCCACGACCCGAACCCGGGTGACACCCTCACCTATGCGTGGAGCGCCACGAGCGGTACCTTCTCGGCCCCCACCGCGGCCAATACCACCTGGACCGCGCCCACCACCCTCGGTGTCCAGACCCTCACCTTGACGGTGACGGACTCGCAGGGGGCGGCCGTCTCCGTCTCCCTTGCCATCAACGTCTACTCCGGTGTCGCCACCGGTAACGCCGCCATCAACATCTCCTTCAACTTCGCGCCCGTGGTCTCGAAGGTCTCCGCTTCCCTCAACCAGCTCGACGCGGGGCAGTCCACCGCGGTCTCCGTCATCGCCTCGGACGCGAATGGAGATACCCTCTCGTACCTGTGGTCCGCCTCCTGTCCCGGCACCTGGACGAACGACACCTCGAGCGCCGCGTCCTTCGTGCCGTCTTCGGTCCCGGCCAGCGCTTGCAACAACTGCCGTCTCACGGTGACCATCCAGGACGGTCGCGGTGGCCAGACGACGGGCTCGCTCAACCTGTGCGTGACCTCCACGTCCACTCAGCGTTTCCCGCCTGTCTTCACCCACTATTACCAGTCCGCCCTCTCCGCCTCCGCGGGACAGCCGGTCACCTTCGAGGTCAACGCCCAGGATCCCCAGTCCAGCACCCTGACGTTCGCGTGGAGCGCCAACATGGGCTCGCTGGCCACGGCGCAGAATACCGCCAGCACCAGCCGCGTCGTGTGGACGGCGCCTGCGTGCGCTGACGCGGGCCCTCCCCCCTCCGTGACGGTGGTGGTCACCAATGCGTACGGCCTCTCCGCGTCCATGCCCTTCGCCCTCTCCGGGCTGCCGGCCTGCGCAACCGGGTCGTCGTCGGCCGGCTTCATGGCCACGGCGCGCGCCAGCCACACCTCCACCCTGCTCCCCTCCGGCAAGGTGCTCATCGCGACGGGCGAGAATCGCAGCACGCCCGCCACCGCGGAGCTGTACGACCCGGCCACCAATTCCTGGTCCTCCACCGGCTCCATGGCCTCGCCCCACGACTCCGCCCCGGACATCGTGCTCCCGTCGGGCAAGGTGCTCGTCCCAGGCGGGTACAACCAAGGCTCCGCCACCGCCGTCGTGGAGGTGTACGACCCGGCCACCAACGCCTGGTCCACCGCCCGCGCCATGACCGCGGCACGCTTCGGCCACACCGCCACCCGGCTTGCCTCCGGCAAGGTGCTCGTCACGGGAGGGTTCAATGGCAGCTTCCTCTCCTCCACGGAGCTGTATGACCCGACCACCAACACCTGGACCCCCGCTGCGTCCATGACCTCGGTGCGCTACCTGCACATGGCCACCCTGCTCCCGTCGGGCAAGGTGCTCGTCACGGGAGGCTATGGTTCCGGCTTCTTCTCCACCACGGAGGTGTACGACCCGGCCACCAACTCCTGGACTCCCACTGCGTCCATGGCCTCGGTCCGCTACGCCCACACCTCGACGCTGCTCGCGTCCGGCAAGGTGCTCGTCGTGGGGGGACAGTACGCTTACTACAACAGCCATCTGGCGACCGCGGAGGTGTACGACCCGGCCACCAACGTCTGGTCCCCGGCGGGCTCCCTGAGCGTGGAACGCTCGGGACACCTCGCCACCCTGCTGACCTCCGGCAAGATCCTCGTCTCGGGCGGGGCCGACAACGCGGACAAACCCCTCACCTCCGTGCAGGTGTACGACCCGGCCACCAACTCCTGGTCCTCGACGGCGCCCCTGGCCGTGGCACGCAGTGCACACAACGCCACCCTGCTGAACTCCGGGAAGGTGCTCATCTCGGGGGGCATTGGCACCGGAGGCGCCTATCTCTCCTCCGCGGAGCTCTACACGCCCTGAGAGGCTTGCTCGGGAGACGCTCTGCCTGAAGCGAGGCGCGAGAACCCGCTGAAACAAGAACGCCCGGGCCGTGTCATCGGTCCCGGGCGTCATTGCCAGACAGCGTCCGTCCCCCGCCCAGGGAGGAAGGTGTCGGAGGAAGGTGTCAAAGGAGCCCCCGGGAGGGGGTGTCCGGGAGGGGGTGTCAGACGATTTGTAGGCTACGAGCCCTTTGACACCTTCCCCGAGCTCTGGAGCGCCTCCGCCACCAGCCGGATGACTCCAGTGGCATCGTCCACCGCCGCAAGCGCCTCGTAGAGCGCCTCGTGGAGCTGTCCGGGGTCCTCGGAGAGGGCGAACCCGAGAGCGGAAGCTGCACGAGCCTTCGAGAAGAGCCGGAGCACCTCCGGCCTCTTTGTTTCATCGCCTTCCTCATCCAGGCGAAGGTACTCGTCATCGAGCCGGGCAGCGAGGCTCTCGATCTTCTGGAGCAGATCGCGATCCACCTCCCCACCATGGCGGAGGTGCTCGAGTGCGGCGGCAACCTCTTCACCTTCAAGACCAACCCGCGAGGCTACAAACGTGCAGGCAACCAGCGTGGCCTTGCGTCGTTGCCCGGGTGTCGCGTGCCTGAAGCTCTCGGCCAGGTCGGGAGAAATCGAATTCAAGCGGAACATGATTACGGCACCTTCAACGGCGTCACGGGGATCGCTCCGATTTGCCCGTGCGAAGTCTCAATGCTGCTGTGGCGGGCGCAGTACTCCTCCTGCCTCGCGCATCGTATGGAGGCGAGGGTTTTTGGTCCAAATCTGATCCGGTAAGAACCAATTTGGTCCCCAGGGAGATCCGCGCCTCTTCGTCAGAGGAGAAGGGAGACGCGCGAGGTGATCTTTCCGGTCATGGTCGCTGACGCCGTCCTTTCCGGCCGCGGCCTCGTGCTAGGATGCCGCCATGCCCGACGAGGCGACCGCCTTGACCGACCCCGGTCTTCCCTCCCTCTACCAGCGTTACATCAACTGCCTCAACCGGCGGGCTCTGGCAGGCCTGGTCGACTTCGTCGACGACGACGTGCGCCACAACGACCGGCCGATCTACCAGAGCGCCAAGGGGTGAAGACAATGGCCAACAAAACGTCCAAGAAGCCGGCGAAGGTCGCCAAGAAGGCCGCCACCAAGCGGGTCACTGCAAAGGCGGCCAAACAGCGCAAGACGGCCACCAGGTCATCGGCTCGTAAGCCCACGAAGGCCGCGGCGAAGAAACCGCCGGCGCACCATGCGATGCCCAAGGCCAGCGCAACCAAGACCAAGAGCCCCGCGGTGGCCGCGAAGCCGGCCCTCCTCTCAGGCGGCAACCCCCAGATCGCGAAGGACTACGGCGACGCCCCCGTGCAGGCCTACATCGCGGCCATGCCGGGCTGGAAACGCGACGTCGGGCTTCGTCTCGACGCGCTCATCGTGCGCACCGTCCCCGGCGTGCACAAGGCAGTCAAATGGAACTCGCCGCTGTACGGAGTCGAGGGCCAAGGCTGGTTTCTCAGCATCCATTGCTTCACGAAGTACATCAAGGTGGCTTTCTTCCGCGGCATGTCGCTGCGTCCTGTCCCCCCCGGCGAGTCCAAGAGCAAGGACACGCGCTACCTCGACATCCATGAGGACGACCCGCTCGACGAAGCTCAACTCGCCGCTTGGGTGAAGCAAGCCAGCCAATTGCCCGGCGAACGAATGTGAGCGGCCAGTGCGTGCCGTGTGCGACTCATTAGAGTGGGAGCAAGGCCTGGCCCACCCGAGAGGAGCCCCCACGAATCCGCTGCTCATGCTCGAGCAGCCACTGCTTGGTGGGCACGCCCCCCGCGTATCCGGTGAGCGCCCCGCTGGTGCCCACCACCCGATGACAGGGAACGACGATGGAGAGCGGATTCCTCGCGTTCGCGGACCCGACCGCCCGCGAGGCCCCCTCCCGGCCGATGTGGCGCGCCAGGCCCGCATAGGACCAGGTGACGCCCAACGGAATCTCCCGGAGTGCCTTCCACACCGTCTGCTGGAAGGGCGTCCCGATCGGCTCGAGCGGAAGCTCGAAGGACCCACGCTCGCCCGCGAAATACTCCTCCAACTGGCGTCGTGCCTCCCGCAGCACCGAGTGCTCCTCCCCCTCGCTCGCGACGAGCACGGGAGCCCGCTTGTGGTTCTCCAGGTAGATGGCGGTGAGTGCCCCTTCGTTGGCGTACAACCGGAGGGGGCCCACCGGGCTCTTCAGGGTCGTGGTGTACAGCTTCATCCGCCTGCTCCTTCCGAGAGAGAAGTCCAGAGGTGTATCGCCGCGTACGAACGCCACGGCCGCCAGGCCTCGGCCCGCGCTCCGGCCTCCTTCGCCGTCACGCCCCCGAGTGCCTTGCGAATCCCGAGATCGCTCGCGGGGAACGCGTCGGGCCAGCGCAGCGCCCTCATGGCGACGTAGTGCGCCGTCCAGGCGCCGATGCCCGGCAGCGCCTCCAGCGCCGCCATCGTCCCGTCCACCTCCGCGTGCCGGTCCAGCCGCACCGAGCCCTCCGCCACCGCCCGCGCCACCCCCAGCAGGCTCCTCGCCCGCGCCCCGGGGAGTCCCAACGCCGCCACGTCATCCTCCGACGCCGCCGCCAGCGTCTCCGGCAGTGGGAACAGCCGGGAGAGCTCCGCATGGGGACCGTCCACGGGCTCGCCGAAGCGCGCGACGAGCCTCCCGCTCAGCGTGGTCGCCGCGCGCACGGTGACCTGCTGCCCGAGGATGGCGCGCACCGTGAGCTCGAAGGGCTCGAAAGCACCCAGCACTCGCAGCCCCGGGTGCGCCCGGATGCACTTCGCCAGGAGCGCGTCGTGTCCGAGGCACTCCGAGATGACCTCCGGCTGCGCATCGAGATCGAAGAGCGCCCGCAGCCGCGTGGCCACCTGCATCAGCACTCCCGCCAGTGACAACGAGACCTCGGCCAGCAGCGCGGGGCGCTTCGGATCCTTCCGGACCACGAGCCAGCCCGTCTTGGCCCCCAGGCGCACCGTGCGCCGGTATTCGGAATCCCCTACGTACTCGACTCCTGGAATGGCACGACCTCGCAGGTAAAGCAGGAGCTGCTCCCAGTCGAGTGGCGGGCGATAATCCAACCGGAGCACGAGGGAGCGCGAGCCCACCGCCTCGTCACTGGCTCGCCGCAGCTCCGAAGGGGGCCTGCCGAAGCGCTCCTGGAAGAGCGCGTTGAAGCGCCGGACGCTCTGGAAACCACTGGCGAACGCGACCTCCGCCAGCGGGAGCGCGGTGTCCTGGAGCAGTTGCTTCGCCAGCGCGA
Above is a window of Cystobacter fuscus DNA encoding:
- a CDS encoding Kelch repeat-containing protein, which produces MSVFRRLSFLPALLLLCIAACHTQPQGSVSFAAAVQQALSASDVTRVTVTISASDMTSIVVDLAESNGTWGGLIGNIPAGTNRTFVADAFDASGTKRFQGQTSGVTIIANQTTAVALTLQELSPQPPYSNEAPLIDSVVAATTAVQTGASLSLTATAHDPNPGDTLTYAWSATSGTFSAPTAANTTWTAPTTLGVQTLTLTVTDSQGAAVSVSLAINVYSGVATGNAAINISFNFAPVVSKVSASLNQLDAGQSTAVSVIASDANGDTLSYLWSASCPGTWTNDTSSAASFVPSSVPASACNNCRLTVTIQDGRGGQTTGSLNLCVTSTSTQRFPPVFTHYYQSALSASAGQPVTFEVNAQDPQSSTLTFAWSANMGSLATAQNTASTSRVVWTAPACADAGPPPSVTVVVTNAYGLSASMPFALSGLPACATGSSSAGFMATARASHTSTLLPSGKVLIATGENRSTPATAELYDPATNSWSSTGSMASPHDSAPDIVLPSGKVLVPGGYNQGSATAVVEVYDPATNAWSTARAMTAARFGHTATRLASGKVLVTGGFNGSFLSSTELYDPTTNTWTPAASMTSVRYLHMATLLPSGKVLVTGGYGSGFFSTTEVYDPATNSWTPTASMASVRYAHTSTLLASGKVLVVGGQYAYYNSHLATAEVYDPATNVWSPAGSLSVERSGHLATLLTSGKILVSGGADNADKPLTSVQVYDPATNSWSSTAPLAVARSAHNATLLNSGKVLISGGIGTGGAYLSSAELYTP
- a CDS encoding DUF1801 domain-containing protein: MANKTSKKPAKVAKKAATKRVTAKAAKQRKTATRSSARKPTKAAAKKPPAHHAMPKASATKTKSPAVAAKPALLSGGNPQIAKDYGDAPVQAYIAAMPGWKRDVGLRLDALIVRTVPGVHKAVKWNSPLYGVEGQGWFLSIHCFTKYIKVAFFRGMSLRPVPPGESKSKDTRYLDIHEDDPLDEAQLAAWVKQASQLPGERM
- a CDS encoding methylated-DNA--[protein]-cysteine S-methyltransferase, with amino-acid sequence MKLYTTTLKSPVGPLRLYANEGALTAIYLENHKRAPVLVASEGEEHSVLREARRQLEEYFAGERGSFELPLEPIGTPFQQTVWKALREIPLGVTWSYAGLARHIGREGASRAVGSANARNPLSIVVPCHRVVGTSGALTGYAGGVPTKQWLLEHEQRIRGGSSRVGQALLPL
- a CDS encoding DNA-3-methyladenine glycosylase 2: MKTLENETCYRALTARDRRFDGLFFVGVSTTGIYCRPVCTARTPRQERCAFYRTAAEAEHAGFRACLLCRPELAPGSAPVDSVPRLVAAAVSRIEGGFLNESSLDELAAELGVTSRHLRRAMEAELGVSPVELAQSRRLALAKQLLQDTALPLAEVAFASGFQSVRRFNALFQERFGRPPSELRRASDEAVGSRSLVLRLDYRPPLDWEQLLLYLRGRAIPGVEYVGDSEYRRTVRLGAKTGWLVVRKDPKRPALLAEVSLSLAGVLMQVATRLRALFDLDAQPEVISECLGHDALLAKCIRAHPGLRVLGAFEPFELTVRAILGQQVTVRAATTLSGRLVARFGEPVDGPHAELSRLFPLPETLAAASEDDVAALGLPGARARSLLGVARAVAEGSVRLDRHAEVDGTMAALEALPGIGAWTAHYVAMRALRWPDAFPASDLGIRKALGGVTAKEAGARAEAWRPWRSYAAIHLWTSLSEGAGG